The following DNA comes from Pseudomonadota bacterium.
GATCGGCGGGGTCGAGGAGAAAATCGTACTCGGTGATCGGCTGATCCGGCAGGGCCCCGTAGGTGGAGCCGTCCCAGTGCTCCGCCAGATCTACGACCAACAGCTGGTCACCGTTCTCCGTCACATCCATCGGGCAGTAGCCGAGCTCGCGCGAGAAGACGCCGTTGCCGCGGTTGTTGATCGCCAGCAGGTTCGGCACACCGCCGAAGGGCAGGGGAATGATGGTCGCGCCAGGTGCGCCGGGAGGGGTGGCGTACCAGACGGCCCAGACGGTGACGAGGGCGTTGGGGCGATAGCCGAACACGCGAATGTCGACCGCGCCCGTACCGTCGTCGCGGCAGGTCACCCGCATGAACCCGCGTACGTCGCGGAACTCGCCGAGGGTCATGGCGTCAGCGGGGATGCTGTGGGTGGTGGGGAAGGGGGCCCCCAGCGCGCCCTCGGGCGGCGCAGCGATGCGCACACCGTCGAGGAGCGTCGGCATCGGCACCTCGTTGCTGCGCCGGTTCTTCAGGCGCTCGTCGGCGTCGGGGAAGCCGTTGGCGGCACGGAAGTCCGCGTTGGTGGTGGTGGCGACCTCCTGGTCGAGGTCGTCCACGCAGCTGTCCGGCGTGAGCGGCAGGGCGTCGTTGCCGGGGTCACCCGGCGCAGTGGCGGGGTTGTGGAGCCCGATGAAGTCGAAGTGAATGTCCGGCGGCAACGGGGCGGGGAGGTTGAAGATCGGCTGGTTGCAGTCGGAGTTGAAGCCCGTGGAGGGCTTCAAGATCTCGACGTACTCGCGGTCTTCCGCGTGCACGTTGGCGGCAACGGCCAACACGGCGAGGCCGAGGGCGAGCGAGGGAATTGTGTGAGTGGTGTGCATGGTTCGTCCTTGGGTTACCTTCTGGGCGGTGAACTGGGTGCGGCCGTTAGCCGCTGAGCACAGCCTCCATGAGCCAGGCGAGCGCGTCCTGATGGCACCCATTGGGATACCCAATGCTCACCTGATGGAAACCTGATGTGTCTGAATCTATTAGGAAAGTAACGGTTGATCGGCCTGCGCGGGGAGGTGCTCGCAACGGGGCCTGTCGCCAGCCTCGATAGCGGCATCGTCAAAGCGGGGAACTCGCGGTAGCCGAAGCGGGATCGATCGGGTTCAATAGCCCGATGCAGGAAGCCACCACTTCGCCGTCCCTGGAACTGGGCGCCGCCACCGGCGTGTCGATCGACCTACCGCTCGCGGGCGCAGGCAGTCGCAGCTACGCCTACATCATCGATTTCCACATCCGCCTCGTGCTCCCGGTGCTGTACTGGATCGTGCTCAGCGTCCTGGCAGGGCTTGGCATGGTGCAGTGGGAGGTGACGGACGCTGAGGGGGAATTCACGCGGGACGGTCGTATTCTGCTGGGGCTGTTCGGCGTGCCCAGCTTGCTCTTCATGCTGTACCACCCGGTGGTGGAACTGATCATGCGCGGGGATTCGCCCGGCAAGCGCTTCGCCGGTATTCACTGCGTCGACCGCGACGGGCAGCCCCCCAGCTCAGGCGCCATTCTCCTGCGCAACATCCTTCGCGTCATCGACAGCCTGCCGATGTTCTACACGGTGGGACTGATCGCCGTGCTCAGCACTCGATACCACCAGCGCCTCGGTGATCTCGTCGCCGGCACCCGGGTGGTGCAGGCGCCGAAGAGTGCTCGCGGCTTGGTCAAGGATCTCGGCGCGCTCGAGCGCTCGGATCTGTCGCCGGACGAGCTGGATCTGGTCACCAAGGTGCTCGCCCGTTGGGGCACGTTGCGCCGTGACCGTCGGCGGGAGCTTACGGAGGGTATCCTGCTGCGTCAGGGCATCACGCCGGCTGCCAAGGACCGCCAGCGTCGTCGCCAGCTAAAGGAGTTGTTGGGACAGTGAGTCGCGCCACGCAGCAGGACAAGCAGGCTCTCTACGCGGATTGGCTGAGCGCACGGCATAGCGGTTGGAAATCCCTCGCCGGTCACGTCGCCAGCAAGCGCCGCGACCTCGGCCTCGAGGAGGCACGC
Coding sequences within:
- a CDS encoding RDD family protein, coding for MQEATTSPSLELGAATGVSIDLPLAGAGSRSYAYIIDFHIRLVLPVLYWIVLSVLAGLGMVQWEVTDAEGEFTRDGRILLGLFGVPSLLFMLYHPVVELIMRGDSPGKRFAGIHCVDRDGQPPSSGAILLRNILRVIDSLPMFYTVGLIAVLSTRYHQRLGDLVAGTRVVQAPKSARGLVKDLGALERSDLSPDELDLVTKVLARWGTLRRDRRRELTEGILLRQGITPAAKDRQRRRQLKELLGQ